In the Desulfomonilaceae bacterium genome, TCGATGGCGTTCGCCATCCACCTCCAGTATTCTGGATTGAAATTAGGTTAGTTCAGGGGACTTAATAAGTCAAGAAATCAATCTTAATATCGGTCATCTGACCTTCGCAATGACATGGAATAACGACCAAGCAGATAATCAATTTAGTTTGGGCGCCTACCACGTTGCGTTGGCGGTCGCTCGACCAAAAAGTATTTTGGGGCAAATGGTATGTCGAAAAGTTCCGATTGATCCTCCAAGACCACCGCTAAACCCGGGACAAGTTATTAAACTCCGGAGGGAACAGATGGGACGCACTGACAAGGATTTAAAAAGACGGACATAAACTAACATCCTATTTGTTTTTTTCTTTTTTGCTTGACCACGTCCCAAACAATTTCAGGGTGATCTTCCGCTATCTGAAGCAATACTCTGGCTGGGCCCCTGGGCGTTCGACGCTTTTGTTCCCAGTTTTCCAAGGTACGGACACTGATCCCAAGCATAGTTGCAAAGTCGGATTGGGTGGCCCCCAGCTTGGATCTGATCGATTTAACGTCAGGCTTTTCTACCGTGAAGACTCGCGATGGCTCCATCTCTCCACGAATTATGGATCCGGCCTGATGTATACTTTCAAGAAGCTCCTGGAACATTGCTTCCTTCATGACAGCTCCGCTTTCGCAATTTTTCGTAAAGACTT is a window encoding:
- the nadS gene encoding NadS family protein, which translates into the protein MKEAMFQELLESIHQAGSIIRGEMEPSRVFTVEKPDVKSIRSKLGATQSDFATMLGISVRTLENWEQKRRTPRGPARVLLQIAEDHPEIVWDVVKQKRKKQIGC